In the genome of Sporichthya brevicatena, one region contains:
- a CDS encoding IclR family transcriptional regulator, giving the protein MDNDSSPGLVDASGVGVLDKAAAVLNALEAGPATLASLVAATGLARPTAHRLAVALEHHRLLSRDMQGRFVLGPRLGELAAAAGEDRLLAAAPAVLAHLRDITGESAQLYRRQGDHRICVAAAERLSGLRDTVPVGESLPMTAGSAAQVLLAWEEPERLHRGLQGARFEATTLAAVRRRGWAQSVSEREAGVASVSAPVRGPSNRVVAAVSVSGPIDRLSRQPGRLHAAAVTAAAEKLTEVLRRAAGGDLSPAPERTPTRPVGRRPARPGRAGGR; this is encoded by the coding sequence ATGGACAACGATAGCTCACCCGGTTTGGTCGATGCCAGCGGAGTTGGCGTGCTGGACAAGGCCGCCGCCGTCCTGAACGCCTTGGAGGCGGGACCGGCCACCCTCGCGTCCCTGGTGGCCGCGACCGGCCTCGCCCGCCCGACCGCGCACCGGCTGGCCGTCGCGCTCGAGCACCACCGGCTGCTCTCACGCGACATGCAGGGCCGGTTCGTCCTCGGCCCGCGCCTGGGTGAGCTCGCCGCCGCCGCGGGTGAGGACCGACTGCTCGCCGCGGCGCCCGCCGTGCTCGCGCACCTGCGCGACATCACCGGGGAGAGCGCGCAGCTCTACCGGCGTCAGGGTGATCACCGCATCTGCGTCGCGGCCGCGGAGCGTCTGTCCGGTCTGCGCGACACCGTGCCCGTCGGGGAGTCGCTGCCGATGACGGCCGGCTCCGCCGCGCAGGTGCTGCTCGCGTGGGAGGAGCCCGAGCGACTGCACCGCGGACTGCAGGGCGCGCGCTTCGAGGCAACGACGCTCGCCGCGGTGCGCCGCCGCGGGTGGGCGCAGAGCGTCTCCGAGCGCGAGGCCGGCGTCGCGTCGGTGTCCGCGCCCGTGCGCGGTCCGAGCAACCGCGTCGTCGCCGCCGTCTCCGTGTCGGGACCAATCGACCGGTTGAGCCGGCAGCCCGGGCGGCTGCACGCCGCCGCCGTCACCGCCGCGGCCGAGAAGCTCACCGAGGTGCTGCGCCGCGCGGCGGGCGGCGACCTCTCCCCCGCCCCGGAACGCACACCCACCCGTCCGGTCGGCCGTCGACCCGCGCGACCGGGTCGGGCTGGGGGCCGCTGA